The genomic interval CGTCGTGGACAACAAGAAGGAGGACAATCACCCCAAGAGGTACCGTGCAGCCGTCGGCGTTGAGAGCAACCACAGCGTCAGTCGAGCTTTTGTTTCTCatgtttgttaaatgttaaaatcaccACAGTAGCGAACATTGTTCCATGGCCCTCTTCAGCGGTCTTACTAAAAACATATTGTGTTGTTAAGCTTATCGGGATTATATTTAAAACGCGCGTAAGGCAATCTTGCGTTATACATACGAAAAAgtaaattctaaaataaaattctgtTATTTAACATGATAATTTTTTAGTATTCGCGACAAAAAATTGATATGAGACAACAACTTTCCTGCATAAATTACTTAAAGAATTGTTATATAATTTCGCAGTTACGGTGTGGATATTGACATAGAGATCTTTGCCGAGAGAATGAAACGGAGTTTTAACTCCACTAGACAGTTTCGTTCGATATAAATTTTTCGTCGACCATCTCGACCAAACGCACAGTTTCTGTCTGTTTGTCGTAGTGTATATAGTCCGTTGAATGCTTATTGTACCAcccgtttttatttttttctctcCCCGCCACCTGTATAGCCTTAACAAGATCAAACGCCAGAGGGAGCTGCTGCGAATTACGCACGAGAACCTGGCCATCTTGAAGCGGCTCACCACCAAGGACCCGCACTACAACCATAACAAGTGGCTCTTGGAATGGCAGGTACGATCCCCATGCAGAACAACATCAACACTATTAGAAGACATTAACTTGACTGGAATATACTATTACGCGCATGCGTAACATCGATATTTAAGTTAGTGATGTTGTGTATGTTCGCCCACTGCCTTAAATGCACGTTATCGTTTGGTTTATTACAGCTCAAAAGTTTTTGTATCCCgcaaaaaatgcacacaaatcGCTTCCAAGACATACAAGCTGCAAGAAAATGCATAAATTCCTATTGGTTTATAGCAGCCAAACATTGTTCATTCTGTCACAGAAGTGGATAAAGACTGGACCATAACATAAcctattatttataaaacaattatttataatgtcACATGTTTACACACATGTATTCGCAAAAAAAGTATCTTAAATGAATCTAAGATTTACTCAAATTCCCTTTCCTAATAACCTTGTATTATTTCAAACGAATTACTGCCAGCCATATTGCACCCATGTTGCGGAACTAGTCCGTGTGTGCGCGGCATGTTAGCCATGTCCGACCTTAAGCCTCCTGTTACAGGTTAACCAGCAGTACCTGATGAACATCTCCAAGTTCCCACACCCGTGGCGCCAGGAGCAGAGCCCATATATCTCGAAGGTGCAGCGAAAGACCACCGCAAACAAGCGCATCAGCAAAAAGGTACGAACTATGTACGTACgaattttaaaagttaaaaaatacgtGTTCGAATCCTGTTCTTAAAAACGATCACAAACATATTGagtttatgcaaaataatttctttttttttctaaaaaattcTGCAATTATCGGCTCCATATGGGTAGTGTACATGCATGCCTAAAGGGGCTTATTCAATTAAGTCCCATATGAGTTTGATATGAGTAGCGCATGTGGGCATGCCccttaacatatatatttaatagagGCTAGCCAATATGAGCAAGTCACTATAGACTCAATACACGATTACCCATAATTATAAGcccatatgggacctatatgcGCATGTTTTTATGGTGGGGCTAACATTATTGGTTGCTGGGTTATCCAGACGCATGACTGAGTTGCCACCATTTGAACTTTTAACAGTTCTTATTTACGTCGTCGATAATTTTGTTTATCTCAGCCAAACAAATTATTTCGGAAAACCGGTGAAGCAGGTATCATTATTACTCTAAGTTTCCAACATTTAGAAATAATAGATATATTCGTATCCGAAAATTTAGATTCggaaaatattccaaaatatccATGTacccgaaaatttagagacaaaaattaagtttcctaaaattataattatattgaaataaaagcaatagaTCGATGTACATTAGTTTTTTATTGCGATTTAGCCTactcttctttttctttttggaaataaatacaactttaaaGATTTTCTAATTCATGCCTGAAATAATACAGAACAAAAAAGTTAAATATGTTACATTCTGCTTCCTTAATTGGACTTAGTATTTCAAATGCTTTTGGGTTAATCGATTGTTTTCTACCGGCATAAACGGTTATtcacccaagtacgcaaatgttatggtccattCCCCTCAgacaggttttatgaccttaatgcaattaaattaaaaaatgaccGAAGTGTTACAAAATAGTCAAATAATAGGCCGAAATCTGTtgaaatagcgctgtaaaatatactgtccgaaaattcaGATGTATAGATGATAGACGAAAACCCGCTgatccgaaaattaagagtcacgaaaaataattatttttgctaacatgagggtgtccgaaaactttcagtgcccgaaaacttagagttattacggtatgtATTTAAGCAATATCTGAAGATAAATAACTACATATCTTACTCAAAAGCGCTTAGCGCTTTGATAAATTGTGCGAAGTTGCTCGGTCATGCGTGAGACTGTCACCAATATTGCTGATCGATgatcatttatattatattttattacttgAAGGTGAATGATTTCAAAGCTTCTGCAGTCGGAAAGACCATAATGATACATACActgtttttcaaacttttacattaaAGGTGAACAATTCGCAGCCAAAGTCAAGTACTCCGAGTAAGGCCGGTACCAAGGGTGCGACCTCTGGGCACTCAGCGCCATCTGAGCCTATCCCGAGCCTTGCCACGCCCGTCATCAGCGTGACTCCTGCAGAGTAGGCTCACGTGTCTAGTCATAGGAacagaataaaaataaacaagcgTATATGTTTGTCGTATTTTTTAGTTTGAGTTCTACAGATGTAAGTTAAAGGTTTATGTACTAGGTAGTGTTTATCCTGATACAGAGTACGGGGTACGAAAGTCACCCAGAACAAAATAGATTTACATGTTAAGACCGAACCTCGTGAAAACCCATTGCAAATTGCGTTTACTCGATCCTGTACAATCATATTGGTGATGTGTAAACATCGCTATTCGTCCTTAATAGTATCTCGAAAAGTTACGGATACAGCAGAAGGAGTAGTTGTTGGACTTTTGAAGACTAAACACATGTATTAGGGTATTCAAAGTGAGTTGAAAGAAAAAGCATATTCAATTTCCTTGGCTCCATCAACAACATTCTTGATGCTATTGTACATCATTTCAAAACTTATAATGCACAACGTGACATTTCGTCTATGTTAGAAGAAGCAGATTTATTTGCTATACGGCCCTCGCGTATACATAAAAGCATACAAAAAGGCATATAGGTATGCTTTCAATATGAAAACATATAATTCAATTGTGGTCCAGCAAACCAAGGTTTTAAGCTAACAACACTTTATGTCTTTCGAAGGCAAAATAAATTTACATGGCAATATTTCGTATAATGTTTTCATCACGCCAGGGCATGGcgttattaaatttgttgatTGTTGACTGATTATAAAACTTGGATGGAATAAACTTTTCACGAAGATTTTCGTAGAAAGAACTTAACACGTTAGAAATGATATTCGTTTTTAATAAAAGTCTTGCACAATGGACATAACCTTTCGTTTCGTTCTAGATTTACCGGGTATATATCGCCCATGTTTAATAATGAGATGATGTGATGatgttcttaaaggggccttttcacgttttggtaaattaacaaaaaaaaaaaaaatcgtctcagattcgcaaattttcgtagaaagttatcatatttgtgaggaaactgtaaaTCTGAAGATTTACcattttctaaaatatccattatatgcatcttttgactatttaaaaacctaaaaacctaaagtataaagcgttgcgacgcgaaacgattaaataatttggaaagttctgttgttgtctttatatttggTTATACTACGAGGAATACTTATATTGAGTATTAAAAACATTTCTCATTGTATGaacacggattgccgagtggtctaagcgatagacttttactccaggggtcagtggttcgagaccagatcagaagggttactttttttaattttattcttgtgtttgtttttttactggagctttttatatccaatgtttttatttatcaatataaagcatttaatgacaaacttcaatacatgccaaaatttgtgaaaaggcccctttaagcggaCCTAAATTTTCGAATAAAAAGGATTTTAAGGTACTtttaccgtatttttttacattggAATCACGTGATATACGTTAACGCTTACACGGGTATGTAAAAAGTATTTCTTCTAAAACATGGAATATTTGCAAATTTGTGTTAGCCTCAATAAACTCAGGTTCTCAGTAAAATGAGGTTTTCTGCATAATTCATGTTTCAAAACAGTTGTTCAATAATTGCTTTACATTCGTCGTAAACAGGGAGAGAATCGGGGGCTATATAAGttgcaataaatataatattttgttgtgTTAAAATAAcgtttatcaatatttaaaacaaatccaGCTTCAAAAAAGGATAAACGTTAGACACAACGGCACACAATCAGTGTTAAATACCTACTTGGACACCTCCCATATTTCGACCACCTCGCCTAGAAATGTTATATGGAGAACAATACCATAAACAATTATCTAGTTAATTCGTTAATTTGCATAATTGCATCGTCACTTCACTTCCACTTGACTAGCAAAATTATAATATCATATTGCAATATAAGTGTAAGAAATAATGGATCAACTAGTATGGATCTCAGTACTGCAACGTTCCATGACATTAAAGAAATATCTGACCAACGATGGCCTTGGTCACAACCCTAGTCTACATGTGTAGGAAAGACGCTGCTGTTACTCGGGACCTATGTGTGTTGGTTGTTTGTGGTGTCGCTGCGGATTTAAACATTACGCCTAACCTGTAAGGTGACCAAGTTTTCAACTAACTCTTGCCTTTTATAGATGACACCATTCTTGAAGTAAGCATTTATGCCACGCTGATTCAGCTCGCGGACCTTTGAGCGCTGAAACTGAGTGAGTTCACTGAATATGCGCAAACCTTTAACACGCAGCTGATCGCGTATTTTAAACAGTCCTGCATTGATGTCgaaagttttaaattttaatagcACCATCCGGGGGAGTGTTCGGACTGaatttgttttgcatttctttacCCGGGATTGTCGCTGGCTAATGACAACCTTCTTTGGTGGAAACCTTGGTATAAGCAAGCATATTCAACTGGTCCGCCACTAATATGTACATCCTTGTACAATATATGAATGGGATTTGCAAAAATAGTTTGGGCAATACGGTCAAGAAGATTCAGAGCATGATTCTAGACAATCAGTATGCCATGCCCGTAGGCACGAAGTCCCATAACAAATAGTGGGCATATAAATGTCTTGAAGTGAACATCGGTACCTTGAGTACACGGGTTATAATGCTCAATATTATACCTCtcataaatttgtttcttttttgcgtatataaactacacaggtccgttatttttAATAGTGACCGGTAAAGATGCGCACGcatctagtcagcgggcgctattcaGAAAAGCGCCCGCTGACTAAATGCGCGCGCATCTAATAGTGCCCGCTAGAATGGTTATTTGTAACAATTGTGCAAGGTTACCGACGCAGAGAACCGGCTGGCCTtcggctgaggtccatatactagttggggctgcctggctggtcactttTCTGCcactcggtcagcagctggagcgtgcgcgtcgcgaccgaagCGAGTTTCATCCGCAGAAGATTATCtaacctgtacatatttccttatagaggggaacttctgtgggcggctctgctaatccagctgagtccgtcaccctcgagccggacgtcttctacaCTGCTAGGTtcgctgtcttctccaagatgcagcggacttgtcacccgctgtttatcgtcgagggAGAATACCAGTGTGGAGGTAATACGGGGCGGACCTGGGGCTGCTTTGGGGGTCTCTGCAGTCCAAAGAACATCGAGGGGCGGCCTTAGAGAGGGACCCCgggacggcggtactcagtacgctcaacgcactggggaaaccgtctcgcggatgaagacgacggccggtgacgacgagagtggccataaaggcagagctgtgAGCTGCAGTCCATTGGCGGagctgcgttcagacatgaatttgtcttgaaattgtctaccagtgcacattatggtctcattggccaccgtgcactggtctatttggatctaaatgatatctttgacgaatacccgggcagccggggtaaatttgacctactttggctcaaagtTAATCTTTTTtacctgaaaggtcacaggggcagccAAAATGACCCTGTGAAGGGGCGCGCatggacctgaaaataaactctgaacaacacacacactattctgccatagggccctcagtgaggttttctatttcttaattgTTACATCCCCGTGTTATCCGTGCGCACGGCTGGATGAAACCGACGActgtttccgcttttatgatagttttcgtttcaagaaagtcccttttaagcaaaaaaaactatttgggcggaaagtgtcggccctgacaAGCCTGTGTGGCCtgtctgagacgacactttacgctcgtACATTACACCCCCTTTTCACGCGGCTCAAATGGACATAATTGTCAATGTATTACATAGCTTTAATGATCGTACCTGTTGTTTTTAATTGCTTCGTCACAGCTCTGTGATGTCAAGGACAAACACAGTCAGTTCCGAAAGGACATTTACATAATAATCACAATGTAGTGAACAATTCACGCACACAACATTAATTGCATAATacacttttatttcaatgtttgaatagaataataatatatacaaatcaTGATGCATTaaagttaatatttataatattttgttttaaagcaacaCAATAAAAAACATTTGTTCATTAATAAACCGTATGGCCGGATGCTTTTTAGCACATTGTGCGTACACTGTGCGTACCCGGGCTATATTTAAGTGTATTCACTAGTTCATTAgtactttaaagtagtacctgagccgaaaaCAATACTTGAGGTTGGGTTTCACTAATTCCAATTTCCATATGGTCATATTTTAAAAcagccaactttcaaagcatttttctttcCTGTTCCTATCAAATTTGCTtttctgttattatttgaaaGATCAGTCTGTATTGTTTCAATACTTGCAGTAAACAATATTTGGAATCACAACTTCAAAGAAAGTcaatttttaaattgtaaatggaGTTTTTTTCCAACACACAACTTCATTTAATTGTAAAATTTTCAAGACACTTCACTTAAATATATGCTTTGCCTGTTGCTGACAACTACTATATATAACTTAAGATATGAGTTGGTTGTATTacaatcttgttttgtttttttgtgtgtcgTATTGCAAATCATTATTGTTACAATCATTATTGTATATGTACTTTTTTGCAATTTCGAAATAAAATTTGTTGCAAAAAAAGGAAGTCAAATTGGTCAACGtgcaagcccccccccccccccccccccccccaccccctcggAAAACAGGGTTTTGACAGTAAGATTTCGGCAAAAGCACCGTGCGTCAATCAACAAAAAAGTTTTATAACTGCAAAACTGCAAAATTGAATTctgtatgttttgttttctacACATTCATCATATCACCACATATTGTTGCATTCATTTGCATTTCTTAAATTTGCAACCATTGACCAAACCAGCCTTGTAATTTAACACATCAATGTTACAATTATTTACTATGATGACCATTCTAATTTTGTTATGAATTATAGTGAAGTATTCACTTATTGTAAGCCTGAATGACCTGGTTGAAGAGCGTAAATTCAAATGAGATCATATCATACACATTACCTCTCATTTCAGAACCAGCAAACGTACAAACGTACACCGACAAACAATGCGCAGCGAACTTGCAGTAGTTGCTTCCCTTATATCTTCTAGCAGACatgaattttataaataagtacattattatacattaggccacaacaaattgactACATgatcgtcggatttgccgcacctaaaaatcttaaaacgatataaaattatttgtattgttattttgcgCCCGCGGCAACAATTATGCTGCGCAACTTTTTcttaaatgatttagtttaatttagccgACGTATTTTATGACATGGACTGTTATAACGCTTTCCGTTattagattggtttatggtaaaaaaaatggcagcgttcgtctgtcttgtcgtggcaaaagaaataaatataaatgtaaattttccTCGGGGCAATGAGTCATTGCATCACATGTGATATTTATAATTTTCTATCTCAGTCGCatctacatcaggatgtgaaatgtcgccggtatgcgtaCGTTgggtaaaaatctgcaataaacctgttggtattgattaagttaaaatatcaaacattaacgTGCAAATGAGTGTCGCCGTTGAACTGGATAAACAAATGacgagtataatataaattgtacgagccTCCTATTTACTAGTTAAttctcatttctaattttaacagtgctGAACTAACAAAAGCAATGCATCGATTATTGTATAATACCAGAACCTATGGTATTTAGTTCTTATACAAATTTGAGATATTAAgcatcagtgttttttttgccccaaattatagcctcttacaggctgtgtccaaattgcaaaatgtaaaaaaggctgtttcacaataacaaaatttccacacaaaaaaaaacaaatttgccaaatttttataaataaactcaatttaattattaagttTATCGTATAGCAGTTTTATTCCCTAgcactttatattataaattttagaaagcagttaaacatgcacttattatggtatactttgtttaaattaattggtATAAATTAACCTGACATGACCATATAATGGGGGTGTAACATATACGCTTCTGTAGAAGgaatctaagtcgacaaatcagcataatttttggcgtcatgctcttgtaaAAATTTcatgccatcatagttttagtcaaCACGATGCTTCCATACGGCTTTTATACAATATGAAGAAGAGTCGATATAATGTAAGTCGACAAATGGCgttgttgaaaaatgtttgaataatatcTGCGTGGATCAATGGATGCCGGCATGAGTCATGAAGACATGCATATATCATATGGACATGtcgaaatatattatattatttacctagattatgtcgaccaaatattttttctgtAAAAGCTTCAAACATTTACGTTGATACTTAACGTCGTTATggtatggaaacgtatatggtacaccctgatactgtgatgatgtcaacattatatgacggcatgatatgaaaaaggtgtcatgtcgtcaaaaataactcatcatgtcgactaaaactacgatggcaagtcattttcaaaagagcatgacgcctaaaattatgttgatttgtcgacataagataagttgtcaagacttaaacaacccgcatgttggcataagagcctaaatctctgacgatattttaacctttatccgtcttgtaaatttaactatttctgtattgtttactgtatgacggcatatatcttgatgacttacaagtaacataatgttgacatggcgacaTAACTAaagagtcgatataatttatgtggacaaatggcgttgtttaaaaaatatggaagcgtatatggtaacCAAATAATATGATCATGCCGGATTAGTATATATCGACtcactgtgaaataacattttagttcagtttttattgtgctatattgttttgtttatttttgctcatttttagttcagtttcttaacgcaaatgttctattgagcgttcttcagtactttcagtacgattcatccaatcactagtgctgtatggcttttacatagatagtgacacttttgttcagttctttTAGATAAACGTAATTGagggacatttttttttaagtttaaacatgcTATGTCTTttgttaatcttgattttgttatccccgccataggctgcgggatattgttttggcgctgtccgtccgtccgtccttccgtccgtccggcacttttgtgtcccgaGCCATAActtggaagtgctgtggcggattttattgaaatttggtatgagtatatatatgtataagaggatgatgcacgccaaattgcattgtacgccatctgttaataatggagtgatggccctttatatcttgaaaaaaaatgctttgtaaTATAAgtttagagctttatctccattaacacatgagtcagagcTATGAAACTTGCCAtggttgttctcaatcatctgggggtgcttcacattcaacacccataatcctagtgtctaaggttaaggtcacacattgaggtcaaaggtcattaatttgattcattattaaGTCATTCCTTTGATATGCACCAAGGGAATCTGTAATAACTGCATTTTGTTGACTGCAAAACCCATCATAGGTACAAAATgagttaaaaaacaaattgaggaaaggcacaacccttcacttataccttttcttttagttctacacccatccttaaacacaatttatttggcagggataTCATTTCAAGgataatttttttatgtttatgatatattattctcCAAATGATGGAggtcaaaagttttttttgttttttttttgtatttttatt from Dreissena polymorpha isolate Duluth1 chromosome 1, UMN_Dpol_1.0, whole genome shotgun sequence carries:
- the LOC127853386 gene encoding sperm axonemal maintenance protein CFAP97D1-like; its protein translation is MSLAIRPYQPVTPANNKYLAKRWDQEIFNTHRKKVACALSVVDNNPPRVHMHLHIKLKKLQFEAERLATIERDNRILLEKMAHIMRTGGVVDNKKEDNHPKSLNKIKRQRELLRITHENLAILKRLTTKDPHYNHNKWLLEWQVNQQYLMNISKFPHPWRQEQSPYISKVQRKTTANKRISKKVNNSQPKSSTPSKAGTKGATSGHSAPSEPIPSLATPVISVTPAE